The genomic stretch GTCGGAGGCTGGTCACTCATCCGTGAGAGGGAGGCCTTCCGCGCATCTGGGGCTGCTGCAGCCGGACCGCGAGCTCCCCCGGCAGGACGTCCCGGTTTGCCGGGGTGAGTTGGACGACCTCGATGTCGGCGCGCCGCTTGAGGGCGTCGGTGAACGGATCGCGGTGCGTGTGGACCGTGGCGACGACGTCGACCTCTGCGACGAACAGCGCGTCGACCGCGTGCCGGAACGCCGTGCACGCCAGTTCCATCCGCCCCAGCTCGTCGATGAGCACCAGCCGCCCTGTTGCCTCCCCGGTTGCTGCCGGCCGAAGCGACGGCAGCGCCAGTCGTTCCATGACGCCCGGGTCGACGCCGTATTTCCCCACCCGTGGCGGACCGGGCAGGTCGACATGGGCGAGCACTTCCCGTCGGCCTGCCAGTGTCTCCAGGGCGAAACCGACGCGGGCGCCGGATTGCCGGATCTCCTCCGTGGTGAAGCCGGTGGCGGCGTGGGTGGGCAGCAGCGCGGCGAGCCGACGCAGGGCGGTCGTCTTGCCCGCGCCCGGGCGGCCCTCAATCAGGATCCTTGTCGGCACACCGCCATCTTCACCCCCGCTTCCGGAGACGGCCCGGGTCGGCTCGGCCGAGCGGGGGTTTTGGAGTGCAGACCGGTGCCGGTGCCGCCGTTGCGGGTATGGCGGCGCGCATGAGCGGAATTGAACTCAGCAGCCCCGCGTTCGACGACAAAACGGTGATCCCCCGTCGGTACAGCGGGGAGGGCGAGAACATCTCACCGCCCCTGACCTGGTCGGGGGTGCCCCACGAGGCCACGGAGCTGGTGCTCCTGTGCGAGGACCCGGACGCACCGGGAACGACCTTCCTGCACTGGCTGGTGACCGGCATCGATCCGGGGACCACCGGGACGGCGGAGGGCCAGAAGCCCCACGGGGGCCTGCCGTGGCCCAACGGCTTCGGCCGCGTGGGCTGGGGAGGGCCGATGCCTCCACCGGGGCACGGGCCGCACCGCTACTTCTTCCGCCTGTACGCCCTGTCCGAGCCGCTGCCGCTGCACGACCACCCGGGCGCCGAGGACGTGCACCGTGCCCTGAAGGGCAGGGAGCTGGCCTCCGGCACCCTGGTCGGGACCTATCAGCGATGAGCGGGTCACCGCTGGTCGTAGCCATGGGCGTGGGCCCGCCGCTCGTACAGCTCGACACGCTCCTGCCCGCCCTGCCCGATCGGCTGGACGAGCCGGCCACCGGTGCGGAGCTGATCCACGCGCGGCTCAGGCACTCGCGGGAAGGCCACGCAGACGATGACGGCGTCGTACGGTGCACGGGTCGGCACCCGAGGGTCCCGTCGCCGAGTACGACCTCGGCATTGCCGACGCCCTGCCCGGCGAGCCGTATCCGGTCCCGACCTCCAGGACCTGTTCGTCTCCGGTGAGGCCGGCAGCGGAGACCGTCATGGCGATCAGCGCGGGCTGGATGGTCACCTGCCCGTGGGGGAGCGCTACGGGCGTGTCCCGGTACGCGGATGCCACCTCGTCCGCGGGGACGAATTCCGCCCGGGGAGCTCCGTACGGCCTCCAGGAGACGGGCGTCGGTCACGCCCACGGCGCGGGCTGCGCGGCGAGGTCCTCGAGGGTCCCTTCACGGGCCATCGGACCGCGGGGCCGTGACGGTGGCGCCGGCAGCCCCGGTCGTGGTGCGTTCCAGAAGCCGCGCGGCGTGATCGCAGGGTGATCGAAACGTCCGTCTCCTTCACGCCGCTCCTGCTCCTGTCCATGTGCCCCATCAGCCGCTCATGCGCCGCGCTCCCGCTCCAGCCCAGTGTCGGCATGTCCCGTGCGCAGTGCGATTCGGGGCGGTCGGGCGCACGGGGCGCCCGTGATCCGGGAGGCGCAGCGCGTCGGCGTCAGGACGGGGTCCCCGGGTCGGTGTACCGCAGCAGGGCGCCCACGCCCTCGTACAGCCTCAGCTCGCTCTCCGGCACGACGACCAGCTCGGCACCGGTGCCGACGAGGGCCCGGACGAGGGCCTCGTCGGCGCGTTCCTCGCGCGGGGCCCGCACGCCGAAGGACATCAGCTCCGCCTCGGTCAGGGCGAGCTGAGTGGGCTGGGAGCCTGCCCAGAGCCGCAGCGAAGAACCGGGCGGCCGGTTCAGCAGCAGTGCCGCGACCTGGCCACGCTGGAGGGCGGCGACGGTGGCGGCCAGCCCGTCCGTCATGCGTCCGTCGAGAGCACGCCGGCCGATGAAGATGTCCACGAGTTCCCGGTCGTGCGCGGCCATGCGGCCGCGGAAGACGGCGTCGAGCTGCGGCTCCAACAGGGCGCGTCGGGTGTCGGTGGGGGTCCGGCCGCCCACGCGTACGACCTTGTCCCGCAGGGTGTGCGGCAGGCGGCGGATCAGTACGTTGCACGCCCACTCGTCCCCGCCCACCAGGACGGCGTCGGCATGGGCGCGCCGCGCCCGTTCGTCCAGCCGGTGACCGAGCCGGAGGCAGGCGCGGTGCCAGGTCGCCACCGCGACCCTGCGGTGCAGTCGCTCACCCGGGGTGACGGTGGACGCGGGCCAGGTGCCGGTCTCCGCCTCCAGAGTTACCCAGCCGTGGGTCTCGGCGGTCGGAAGGCCGCCGTAGTGGACGACTACGGCCATGTAGGGGATCTCCGGAAGGT from Streptomyces roseochromogenus subsp. oscitans DS 12.976 encodes the following:
- a CDS encoding nucleoside-triphosphatase, which gives rise to MPTRILIEGRPGAGKTTALRRLAALLPTHAATGFTTEEIRQSGARVGFALETLAGRREVLAHVDLPGPPRVGKYGVDPGVMERLALPSLRPAATGEATGRLVLIDELGRMELACTAFRHAVDALFVAEVDVVATVHTHRDPFTDALKRRADIEVVQLTPANRDVLPGELAVRLQQPQMRGRPPSHG
- a CDS encoding YbhB/YbcL family Raf kinase inhibitor-like protein, with translation MSGIELSSPAFDDKTVIPRRYSGEGENISPPLTWSGVPHEATELVLLCEDPDAPGTTFLHWLVTGIDPGTTGTAEGQKPHGGLPWPNGFGRVGWGGPMPPPGHGPHRYFFRLYALSEPLPLHDHPGAEDVHRALKGRELASGTLVGTYQR